The following is a genomic window from Chania multitudinisentens RB-25.
CATTGCGGAAGAACTTGCCGGAGCCGGTGACCAGGAACCAGCAATTGGCCAGTTCGCTGGCCGGTTGCGTCAGTTCTACGCAGCGCGGCTGGGCGACGAAATCGTTACGGAAGGGTTCAACGTCGTCCGCCGTCAGCCGCAGGCTGATATTGCCGCCGTTGCGTTCATCCCAGCCTTTGAGCCACATATCGCTGGTGGCCTTGATCATGCCCTGGATAAACCAGGAGGAAAGTAGCTGTTGCATTACGCGGTATCCTTAACGTTGGCTGAGAATCTGTTGTTCGTAGCTGCGCACGTTGTCGAGCCAACTGGCATCGGCCGGCACATCGTTGCGCTGGCAGTAGGTTTCCCACACGGCTTGCCATGGCAGACATTTCTGTTCTTCCAATAGGGCCAGGCGTGCGGTGTAATCACCGCGTTGTTCGATCTGCCGCAGCATCGCGGTTGGTTCAAGCAGGGCGCGCAGCAGCGCTTTTTTCATGTTGCGGGTGCCGATCACCCAGGCGGCGATGCGGTTGATTGAGGCGTCGAAGAAGTCCAGGCCGATATGCACACGGTTGAACAGCTTGTGGCGCACGATCTCACTGGCGATGGCCTGGGTTTCGTCATCCAGCAGCACCACGTGATCGCTGTCCCAGCGCACCGGGCGGCTGACGTGCAGCAACAGGCGTGGTACATACAGCATGGCGCTGGAGATTTTGTCGGAAATCACTTCGGTAGGGTGGAAATGCCCGGCGTCCAGGCACAGGGCGGTCTGGCGGCTGGTGGCGTAGCCGAGATAGAACTCATTGGAGCCCACGGTGTAGCTCTCTGCACCGATGCCAAACAGCTTGCTTTCCACGGCGTCAATATGGTGAGCCGGGTTGAGCTTTTCAGCGATCACTTCATCCAGTGCGCTCAGCAAACGCTGGCGCGGAGCCAAGCGATCGATTGGCGTGTCTTTCATACCATCCGGTATCCAGATATTCATCACCGAAGGCGTGCCGAGCTGTTCGCCGAAATAGGCAGAAACCCGGCGGCTGGCCTGGCAGTGCTCAATCCAGAATTGGCGGATTTCAGGATCGGCGTGCGACAGAGTAAAGCCATCCGCGCTCAGCGGGTGTGAGAAACACGAAGGGTTGAAATCCAGGCCCAGGCGGTGCTGTTTTGCCCATTCCACCCAGTTTTTGAAATGGCATGGCTCAATCTTATTACGTGCCACCGGGGTAGCAGATTCGAGATAAATCGCGTGCAGGTTCAGGCGTTTCGGGCCAGGGATCAGCGCCAGTGCTTGCTCCAGATCGGCGCGCAATTCTTGGGCATTACGCGCTTTACCGGGGTAGTTGCCGGTTGCCTGAATGCCACCGGTCAGCGAACCTTCCGGGTTTTCAAAACCGGCCACGTCATCACCCTGCCAGCAGTGCATAGAGACTGGCAGCGTATCCATCGCCTGAATAGCGGCCTCAACGTCAACGCCAACGGCGGCAAAGCGCTGTTTTGCCAGTTCCCAGGCTTGTTCAATCGAGCTTTTCATAGACAAAGTTCCTTAGGTAATTGACTCAGCGACTGAAATTGCGGCCAGTGGGCGGCAAAATCGGGATTGTCGCGAGGGGTGAAATGTTGCAATGGGAAATTCTGCGCCACGATGCGGCGGAATTGCCCGATATCGGTGACGGCATCCAAGGCCATCAACTGGCAACCGACGTTGCCTAGCGTGGAAGCTTCGATTGGCCCGGCGCTGATGGTTAACCCACAGGCATCGGCACACAATTGATTGAGGAAATGGTTTTGGCTGCCGCCGCCAACGATATGTAGATGGCTTAGCGGGCGACCATGCAAGGTTGCCAGCTCTTGTGCCACTTGGCGGTAGAGCATGGCCAGGCTGTCGAAGATGCAGCGTACCAGCTGGGCCGGGGTTTCCGGCACTGGCATGCCATGCTCACGGCAATAAGCCTGAATGGTTTGGCACATGTTGGCCGGGTTGATAAAGCGCTCGTCATTGGGGTTTACCAGTGAGCGGCAGGCGGGTTGTTGCGCTGCCTGGGCGATCAACGCCGGTAAATCGCTGATATTCAGTTCTTGAGCTGCGCGTTGCAGCAGCCACAGACCCATGATGTTTTTCAGCACCCGATAACCGGTGGCGCCGCCCTCGTTGGTGATATTGGCCGCTAGCGAACGGGAGTTAACAATTGGCACCGGGCTTTCAATGCCCATCAGCGACCAGGTTCCAGAGCTGAGGTAGGCGGCATCGGCATCCTGCAACGGCGTGGCAAGCACTGCGCTGGCGGTATCGTGGGTAGCCACGGCGATCACCGGCACTTGCTGGCCGCTGGCGCTGCTCCAATACCCCACGCGGTTGCCGGGCGGGGTTGGCTTACCGAACCAGTGTGCTGGTACGCCTGCCCAAGCAAGCAATTCTGTATCCCATTGGTCACTCTCGATGTTCAGTAATTGGGTGGTACTGGCGTTGGTGTATTCCCAGTTCAGTTGCCCGGTTAGCCGGAAGTGCAGGTAGTCTGGGATCAGCAGCAGGTGAGCTACGCGTGCCACCAGTTCAGGCTGCTGTTCGCGCAAGGCCCGCAATTGATACAGGGTATTGAAGGGTAAAAACTGAATGCCGGTGCGCTGATAGATATTGCTTCGCCCCAGCGTGCGTTGAGCTTGCGCCATCATGCCCTGCGTGCGGATATCGCGGTAAGCAACTGCCTGGCCGACACGCTCACCCTGCGCATCCAACAGCACAAAATCCACCCCCCAGGTGTCGATGCCGATACTGTCAAGCGGGATACCTTGCTCATCAAGCTGGTCAAGCGCCTGGCGGATGTGGTGTTCCAGCGCGTCCAGATCCCAGCAATCCTGTCCATCCCGCCGTTGTAAACGGTTGGTAAAACGGCTGATTTCGCGTAGCTGGAGTTTTTGTTGCTCTGGTTGATAGCTGGCCAACATCACGCGCCCGCTAGAGGCACCCAGATCGATGGCAGCGATATTGCGTATGGTCATGAGAGAAAGCCCATTGTTACTTGATGACGGGCAGTGTAGGAAGTTGCTGGTAGCGAAGCCTTCTCGCTACTGCCAATGCCGAGAGTGGGTTGGCAAAATGGCAAAGGTAAAGGTGAAGCAGTTCACAGTTTGTCATTCAGCCCGGTTTGCTGTGGGTTGTGACCTTGTACGCATTTCTCAACATTGCTGCTGCTTTCTTAAAAAATGTGCAGACTTAGCGTGTTTTTCGGTCAAAATATTAAGG
Proteins encoded in this region:
- the rhaB gene encoding rhamnulokinase encodes the protein MLASYQPEQQKLQLREISRFTNRLQRRDGQDCWDLDALEHHIRQALDQLDEQGIPLDSIGIDTWGVDFVLLDAQGERVGQAVAYRDIRTQGMMAQAQRTLGRSNIYQRTGIQFLPFNTLYQLRALREQQPELVARVAHLLLIPDYLHFRLTGQLNWEYTNASTTQLLNIESDQWDTELLAWAGVPAHWFGKPTPPGNRVGYWSSASGQQVPVIAVATHDTASAVLATPLQDADAAYLSSGTWSLMGIESPVPIVNSRSLAANITNEGGATGYRVLKNIMGLWLLQRAAQELNISDLPALIAQAAQQPACRSLVNPNDERFINPANMCQTIQAYCREHGMPVPETPAQLVRCIFDSLAMLYRQVAQELATLHGRPLSHLHIVGGGSQNHFLNQLCADACGLTISAGPIEASTLGNVGCQLMALDAVTDIGQFRRIVAQNFPLQHFTPRDNPDFAAHWPQFQSLSQLPKELCL
- a CDS encoding L-rhamnose isomerase, giving the protein MKSSIEQAWELAKQRFAAVGVDVEAAIQAMDTLPVSMHCWQGDDVAGFENPEGSLTGGIQATGNYPGKARNAQELRADLEQALALIPGPKRLNLHAIYLESATPVARNKIEPCHFKNWVEWAKQHRLGLDFNPSCFSHPLSADGFTLSHADPEIRQFWIEHCQASRRVSAYFGEQLGTPSVMNIWIPDGMKDTPIDRLAPRQRLLSALDEVIAEKLNPAHHIDAVESKLFGIGAESYTVGSNEFYLGYATSRQTALCLDAGHFHPTEVISDKISSAMLYVPRLLLHVSRPVRWDSDHVVLLDDETQAIASEIVRHKLFNRVHIGLDFFDASINRIAAWVIGTRNMKKALLRALLEPTAMLRQIEQRGDYTARLALLEEQKCLPWQAVWETYCQRNDVPADASWLDNVRSYEQQILSQR